A genomic stretch from Nitrospira defluvii includes:
- a CDS encoding HD domain-containing phosphohydrolase — translation MSIPSVSEVATQQSILENRNILIVDDEEPIRRLLGYLLQPHGYQVTLAGEAREARQRMESGSFAMVLCDVNMPGESGMDLIRHILTQYPTTAVIMITGLDSPVLANAALDMGAFGYIIKPFEANEVLINVANALRRRKLEIENSMHRENLEEVVRTRTIALQQALEWLERSEKELRLSREETIQRLAIAAEFRDSSTAQHIQRMSHYCELLARRYGLSPERCDLIRTASPMHDIGKIGTPDHVLLKPGKFTPEEFKVITQHTEIGYRILAGSDSELLKVAAIIAWTHHERYDGTGYPRGLKGEEIPLEGRITAIADNFDAITTQRVYKPAYDFDHAKELMLKERGKHFDPDLLDIFFDSMSDVQRIYDQFADPSWLSTSRQRSMIQDQGEAR, via the coding sequence ATGAGCATTCCGAGCGTGAGTGAAGTGGCCACCCAGCAGTCGATTCTCGAAAACCGCAACATTCTCATTGTCGACGACGAAGAACCCATTCGTCGCCTGCTGGGTTATCTGCTTCAACCCCACGGCTACCAGGTGACCCTAGCCGGCGAGGCGCGCGAAGCCAGACAACGGATGGAGAGCGGTTCCTTTGCCATGGTGCTGTGCGACGTGAACATGCCCGGCGAGTCGGGCATGGACCTCATTCGCCACATCCTCACCCAGTATCCCACCACCGCCGTCATCATGATTACCGGACTCGACAGCCCCGTGCTCGCGAACGCGGCGCTGGATATGGGCGCCTTCGGGTACATCATTAAGCCCTTTGAGGCGAACGAAGTCCTGATCAACGTGGCGAACGCCCTGCGGCGGCGGAAGCTGGAGATCGAAAACTCCATGCACCGGGAAAATCTTGAAGAGGTCGTCCGGACCAGGACGATCGCCCTGCAACAGGCCCTCGAATGGCTGGAGCGCAGCGAAAAGGAGCTCCGCCTCTCACGCGAAGAAACGATTCAACGGTTGGCGATTGCCGCCGAATTCCGAGACAGCTCGACGGCCCAACACATTCAACGGATGAGTCATTACTGTGAATTGCTCGCGCGCCGGTACGGGTTGTCGCCTGAACGCTGCGATCTCATCCGCACCGCGAGCCCCATGCACGACATCGGTAAGATCGGCACGCCGGATCATGTGTTGCTGAAGCCCGGCAAGTTCACCCCGGAAGAGTTCAAAGTCATCACCCAGCACACGGAAATCGGCTACAGAATTCTGGCCGGCTCCGACTCGGAACTGCTGAAGGTCGCCGCCATCATCGCCTGGACCCACCATGAACGGTACGACGGCACCGGATACCCACGAGGGCTGAAGGGGGAGGAGATTCCGCTGGAGGGACGAATTACCGCCATCGCCGATAACTTCGACGCCATCACGACACAGCGGGTGTACAAGCCGGCCTATGACTTCGATCATGCAAAGGAACTCATGCTGAAAGAACGGGGCAAACATTTCGACCCCGATCTGCTCGACATCTTTTTCGACTCCATGTCCGACGTCCAGCGCATCTATGACCAATTTGCCGATCCGAGCTGGCTCTCCACCTCCCGGCAGCGTTCGATGATCCAGGACCAGGGGGAAGCCCGATGA